CATCATCAAAAGACTATTTTCAGTCCATATTTAGGAGTAGAAACTGGTGAGATTTCCTCCAAAGTCCCCTCCAAATCCTGCCACATACATGCAAATGCTGGAAAATAACTCATATTCTTGAATACTTTGTTTCCAAGCAAATTGATTATCAGAGAAAATCaataaatggataaataaattagtgaataaataaatgaatgaataaataaatagataaataacctGCATCTAAAGTTTAGACGATCTTGGAAGAGATCTTCTCCAGCACGCACACTCTGCTCCTCTAAGCCGGCCTGATGCTTTCCATGTGTCCTGACCAAAGATCTGGATGGTGGAGTGTAGCAGACAGAGAGGAGAGGGGTGGGGTGTGGTGGGAGCGTGTGCGAAGGGGATAGGGACACTGCACCTTGTTACCATTGGGTCGACTGTTAAGTTTTACAAGTAACGTTTTGCGAGCTTATAAACGATACCTTCTAAACTTGCACAGGAAACTCCGAAAACATGCTGTGATAATGTACGTCTCTGGCATCCAGTCGATATCCCATAGTCTGGGAGCTCTGCGATCTACAGAGGTATCGATTACATGAGACCATTCCCATCTTTGATGCCCAAACACTGGCTTATAAAAACACAGGCTGGTGGTGTGCAAGTTTGACTTTGCTGTGATGGTCCAATGACTCGGTTCAGAAGGATCACACCTCATCTGCCGAACGCTGCTCTGTTACATGGTCTATTTGTGATAAGTTATACAGAAATATCAATTGGGATTTTCCGAGTAAACAAAATCACTATATTAGCAATAAAtggaaaatagaaacaaaaaaattgaTGTTATAAGTTGGTATAAGATGCCACCTCAATCCTGAAGAATAATTTGGGGCTTATTGATGTCACTCTAATAAATAAATTGCTTGTTAAAAGAATGCATCCTCCAGCCACGCATGACTTTAAAATGTATATCTATTTAACAAGCTGCATATTTTGTGATGATCCAATAAATGTGACCTAAATAAAAAAGTACAACATGCAAATTCTTCGCCTGAAAAGACAGATTTATTATGTATATAATAATGGCATAAACTCAATGCGcgctccaaaaaaaaagaaagaaaagaaaagatacgTTCCCGATGTTAAAGTCCATTTTGAAAGGAGAATTAAATATATTTGAAGCTGAGAATGTTGTCAACAAATTCAGGAAGGTTTACTCTCCACACTCACTCCACTGACTCTATCTCACATTATGTTTAAAGTCTTACCAGAGGGTTGCGTGTTGGATGAAACGTTTCCCACTCCACCACTTCCCCTATGCAAAATATTCAAGGAGGCTGCACGGCTCTAACCGGATGGGGTTTGTATTGGCTGACAGCGTTTCCAGCGCAGAACAACCAATGAAACCAAAGCAGTGGCTCGGCGTATAACAGCAAAGATTGACGTGGAGGACGCGTCAAATTAATTCCAGCAGACTCCGGACTCCCCGGGATAACTCCAATTTGTATTTATCGGATGAAGATCACTTTGGTGCCATTGTACGTTGCAGCCACTTGTTTCCAAAAAAAGAAGGGGAGCACGTTGCAGTCGGACAAGATTACGAGAGGTCCACCTTTTCCTCTTCTGGGGCTCATTCCTCTCGCTCCCCTTCCTTCTCTGACTACGCTCGGACGCTTTCAGCCATTTGAAGGGACACCTATATTTCCCAGCATCTCGAAACAAATAGGCAAATGGGTAAGCCCTTACCGTGTGCATGCTTCAGTGGCAGGGAGCCTATGGAAGCGTAACCAGACTCACCACGCCTGCGTAAAGACAGAAATACGcatttgttttctctcttcaaGTTCAGTTAATGTGCATATGGAGAGGACTCTTTTTTTGGCGACAGCTTGTCAGCTTTATTCATAGTGGACTTTTCCAGTGCTACGATCCAGGAATGACTGTTTGAAGCTCTGAATCGTAAATGGAACCACACCACCAATTATACGGCTAGTATTTCTGTGAAGAATTTAGTGTCCATTCTTCAAACTCGCCATAGTTAATgttgttggggtttttttgttgtgtgcGCAAGGGTGTTGGAGAGCAAAGCCAACCAAACAATTTGCACATTTTTTGCACTGTTGGAAAATAGCGGCTTCAAACCAAGGGTTACCGATTCCTGGTGGGCTGTCATGTGCAACTGTAACCTCAGTTTGTAGTGTAAATTACAGCTGGACTCTCACATGGATGAAGGCTGTTCATTTAAATAGTGTTTAATAAGTAGAATTGTTTTACGAAAATAAATCACGCGTGAATGTATGACAATAGTCAGTACATTTCTATTGCTTCTACTTATCCGACATATTTGCTCATTTGTAGGAGTTAAATGTATCATTCTTGTGTATCTTTTCTCCTGCAGAGCAAACCTATGGAGAGGTGAACCAACTAGGCGGTGTGTTCGTCAATGGGCGACCCCTGCCCAACGCCATTCGGTTAAGAATAGTAGAACTGGCACAGCTCGGGATCAGACCCTGTGATATAAGCCGGCAACTCCGAGTCTCCCACGGCTGCGTGAGCAAGATTTTAGCGAGGTACAACGAGACGGGCTCCATCTTGCCCGGTGCCATCGGGGGAAGCAAGCCACGGGTCACAACGCCGAACGTGGTGAAAAATATCAGGGAATACAAACAAAATGACCCCGGGATCTTTGCCTGGGAGATCCGGGACAGGCTTTTggctgatggtgtttgtgacaAATACAATGTCCCGTCTGTTAGCTCAATCAGCAGGATTTTACGCAACAAGATTGGAAATCTCTCCCAGCCTAACCAGTATGAAAGCAGTAAGCAAGCCTCCGCGCAGGCCGGGCTCTCCTACAACCACATATACCCTTATTCCTACCCCAACACTATGTCACCCACTGGCACTAAAATGGGGAGCCCCCCTGGAGTACCGGTGACTGCTGGACATATGAGCATATCCAGGGCTTGGCCTTCGCCACACACCGTCAGCAACATCCTCGGAATACGAGCCTTCATGGATCCTTcaggtgagaaaaaaaacaaacacttcatGCTCGGTGCAGTCTTGGGCCTATTCTCCTCAGTGCCACAAGTGTTTACCTCTCACTGTTCTCAAAACACGAGCTTGATAACCAGACGCTTTTTCCTGTGTTATTCTGCACGATTAATTTCAATATCCCTCGGTACAACTTGTTATGGCTAGACAAGGACAATATGTCCATTAATAGTTATACAGGCCTTCATTTTACCATTCATCCAGAACGCAGTAAGGCCACTCTCAATAGGCCTTTTCATGGGATGATGCATTTGCAAACACCTTGTTCACCTGCTATATCCAACCTGATCCCTCAGTTAGTCAATACATGCATTTTCGCTTGCTTTTCCGGCCTTTTATTGTGTGTTTATCCACGCTTAAGTCGAAGTATCGTAGTGATTATTTTTGACATATCGATTCTATATGATTTATTCAACTTGTGCGTAAaagtataaataaataagtataaGAAAATACGTTTTCTGATGAAGAGAGTACTCAAgaatatatatgtttttatgtaGATCAGTGATAACAAGTGTGGGACAGCTCGAGACAATCACTGAAAATTATCTTTCAATCAGAGAAGACTAGCGATGAGAAACTGCTGCTGTTTTCTAAAAACTTCGCACCTTtttaagatggaaaaaaaaactcttagtCGTGGAGCACACTGGAATCACACACTTTTATGCagctaaataaaaacacacactaaTTAAGATATTATAAGATACGCTTGTTTGATTAACTCAAACATAAAACAATTTCAGAGCGATTTGGAGTTTTGAGAATGAAGTGTGTTTGAGATAAGACGAGAGCTGATAAAACAGTTGAACTGTGCACAATTATTCACGAGTGTAAATGGGACTATACTCATTCTGctcttattttcttattttatttctttatttattttacacacATTTGATTTGAAACTAATGTTTTTAATCCAGCTATTGCCGGGGCGGAGGGATATCCACCAAAAATGGAGGAGTGGAGCGGTGTCAACAGGGCAGTTTTCCCAGCGCCTCACACTGTCGGCGGGATTGACAAGTCAGCCATTGAGGCTGACTTAAAATATCCtcaggtaagaaaaaaaaaaaaaaaaaatttaaaaaggaaagaaaaatattttcacaCGAAGACTAGGTGTGTGATTACACTGTGCTGTGTTTATTGGGTGCTCTATTCTTTGTAGAAAAGCAGTTAATGGATTTAGGGCCTAAATTCATGAGCAGATTGTTTGTTCTTAGATCTGTGTCAAAGTTGCGACAAGGGACTATTAAATAGTAAAGTACGGTTTCTGCTTCACGACATTTTTACCATCCTGGCAGGATTTTATTaattaaatgtgtattttgtttTGGAAGAGAATGACTGCTTATGGAAACATGGCTGTCCTCATACTCTAATGACGCTTTTTGTTCTGCCTAATTTAACCCTTTATTGCAAATCAAATCATAGTTAAACTCGTGTATTTCTATTCTGCCTATCCAAACCAAACACACGTCTATATAGTGCTGctgtttcagctttaaaaaaaaaaaaaaaaaaaaaaatcatctggtttCCTGCAGCCTTCCTCGACACTGTCCAGTTATGTATCGGCGTGTGCCTACTCTCCAACCAACCAGTATGGGGTGTACAATGGGCCAGCAGGAGGCTACGTGGCCCCGGGCCACCATCACTGGCAGCCACAGAGTCCGGCCCTGTCCCACCCGGGCAGCGGGATGAGCATGCACGCAGGGGAGATCCACTCGGCGATGGCCTTCAAGCATCAATCCCGAGAAGGTAGATAGCATAAATGTTTATTATTATCcataataaatgttttatttttttctgatcaGGTATATCCGCAGTCTCTGCCCCTCACCCATTTTTCTTCTCACTCACGCAccctttcacaaaaaaaaaaaaaaaaaataccagaaCGAATGTGAACATTtatcaaaaatctaaaaaataaagtccaattcttGGTGAATTTCCAATCATTAACCTTGACAAGTGACCCAAGACAATTTTAACAACATGCAACTGCAtggatttgacttttttttattttttagattgTAATAATGATGTGTTTGTGAGCACTGTTAATGTGAGCAATGCCAATTCTGCCCAAACAATCACATTCATTGTATTATTTTCTAAGAGGAAATGCTTTTTCTGTGAAGTAGCATTCAAATGCCCCCTATGTATTTCTTATTTGTGTCTTACAGGAGACAGAAAACCTCCCAGTCCCCTGagcaagcagcagcagcaacatgaaGACTTGAACAGTGTGCACGGACTCAGTCTCCCTACCTCGTCATCATAACCGGGACTTATAACACCTTAATTACCAGACACATTTAACTGAACTCATTTCAACTGCTCCAACAGTAAGTGATCACAAACAGCTTGCTTGTGGTTGACAGTCAAACACAGGCCTATTCACATGCTTTACCAGTAGCTTTAGGCTATCGGTCTTTGTGGCCATTTGAATGTAAGCTTGCATGGATGTATCAGTGTTTTCCATCACTGGTTgatagttttttcttttgttgttctgttttttttttttttcagttgaaaTGTTTCATGTTGCTAGGCCATATCTAAAGGAGACTGCAGGACCAAAATTGTGTAAATCCACTCTGTCATTGATGTTTTGTTATATACAAAAAAGGGCTATTCTGTAATTCGACATAGGCTATATCATATTAGCCTAATTTGTGGCCATGATCTCGATTCTGCAGTGACTTGATgatgtgaaaaaaatatataaattgtctaaatgtaaaatatatgccaaagctttaattatatatttttataaatcccttgtaaatattaaaaaataaaggcAATCTTCAATGCCATTCTGTTGTTTTAGTCTTTCAATACAGATTCATGAAATGGCACCAAGTGTAATCCCTAAGCATCCTTTTTTGACGGAAGTTGTTCATAAGGAAACTGATATCAATGTAAAGACATGAAAATGAGAGATATGagagtttttttctgtaaacgtaagtgtttttttctcaatGGCCAGTTTGCTCATTACGCTGTTGACAGTCAGGAATTAAACGTCACTAATTGCAAAGAGTGACTTTGGCCGTCTCGTAAAGGTCTGTCCCGCCAGTCGCAGATGTCTAGATGGAGGTTAGATAGATACTTATTTTCTCTGCTCTGCAGGGAGTTTCGCTTTGAATGTGGCATTCTGCCTTCCAGTGACTGTTAGAGATTTGGATAAATGAAAGGACGTTTAGCCCGCCTCAAATAAGAGCATTTCTTATTTTGAACTGAGCCCTAATGTCGATAATGATTAGACAACTATTTAGTGGGAAACGTAATTTTGTTTACTCGTGCATGGAGCGCTCCACAGGCTGGGCGCCTTCGCTGATGCTATCTGAGTTGTAATTGATACTCGCCATGATGGAAATCTTAGGGCTGAACGTACACCTTAATGAACGGCGTGTACAGGAGGGCAGCTAACAGCCCTTTCCACCCACATGGAGCCTCGAGGATGTGTTATCCCGCTTAGAAATGACGGGGATTTTCCCATACAGGCCTATTGACTCTGCCCTCTCCCTCGCTGTGTAAACTGTTTATTCCTGTGGCCTGTTTGTGCAGCACCCGCTCCAACGAGAAGACAGCTCTCCTGATAGGTTGAACCGCGGTCCTCTGAATATTGGTTGCAATATTTAAGTGACCATTTATTATGTGCGATTTTTTTTGCTGTGCTTGTTTTCCGCTCAATTCATCCACAATAAGCTTAAATGGTACCTGAAAAGTTGAATTTGGGCCAGTTTTGTAAAGTGCagaggttgtttttttcatataaGGTATCCTTGCAGTGAAATTGCTGTCATGTTCTTTACATTTGAAAGAATTACTTCCCTTCCGTAGAAAAGGGCCACATAAGGCGCAGTTTATGTTGAAGATTTTATGATATGATCTTTTAGTGCAGACATAGGCCTATGGGGGATAAGAAAATCACATGTACAACATACTACCCTTAAAAAAGTGtggtaatttttttaaatgacttgcAAGGCCATTTGCTTAATATACTGATTATTTAGCTGCCCAAACAAATTAAACATAATGTTTGTCAGAAAATGAAACCAAATTCCCTTTCAGGAAACCAGAATGAGCATGAAACACGTATGTAACTAAACCAACTCAGATTTAAATTCTTACAACTTGAATTTGCTGCCCTTGTACTTTATCAGACTTGCATCATTTTTATTGTATCTTGAGGCAGGATTGTGGAGTCAGGGAGAATGCGTGGAACACATTTGGTGACAGCCTCTGTTTAGTCTGGTTAAGTAAGAAGAGCATATCTGTTGTTTTTAACAGCATATTCCTTGTGACTACAGTAAGAAAACTGCTTTATTATGTCAGATTTAGGCAAACGGAATATTTTGTATGATGTATTTCCATTTCTCAAATAAAGATTTAGTAATTAATGTTGATATCAGGGTTATTTAGTGCACAGAAACTGAAATGTTATTCCTCACATGTAAGTCCCTTTTGGTATTAGTAAGCGTTCAAAAAAGTAATAAACAGCATGCCTTTATGGTTCACTGTGCTGAGACCTGTTAAAATTTCAGGCAGATAAAAATGCCCTGTTTTCATTGGGTGGAAATGAGGGTCATCCAGGGAGATTATTGATCATATCTATTTTCTTCTAAACAGTGATAAGCCTGATCAGTCAAATCAGCTTCAAGGGTTTTAACAATTCCAGtagacataataataataataataataaatccaTTAGCATTACAGTATTTCCTAAAACAACTAAATCTACACTGGCATATGCACCTTAAATGAGCCTTGACTGAAGGTGTGATCAGTTCTGCCTGTAGTAA
This region of Odontesthes bonariensis isolate fOdoBon6 chromosome 17, fOdoBon6.hap1, whole genome shotgun sequence genomic DNA includes:
- the pax1a gene encoding paired box protein Pax-1a isoform X2, which produces MEQTYGEVNQLGGVFVNGRPLPNAIRLRIVELAQLGIRPCDISRQLRVSHGCVSKILARYNETGSILPGAIGGSKPRVTTPNVVKNIREYKQNDPGIFAWEIRDRLLADGVCDKYNVPSVSSISRILRNKIGNLSQPNQYESSKQASAQAGLSYNHIYPYSYPNTMSPTGTKMGSPPGVPVTAGHMSISRAWPSPHTVSNILGIRAFMDPSAIAGAEGYPPKMEEWSGVNRAVFPAPHTVGGIDKSAIEADLKYPQPSSTLSSYVSACAYSPTNQYGVYNGPAGGYVAPGHHHWQPQSPALSHPGSGMSMHAGEIHSAMAFKHQSREGDRKPPSPLSKQQQQHEDLNSVHGLSLPTSSS
- the pax1a gene encoding paired box protein Pax-1a isoform X1 — encoded protein: MEPHHQLYEQTYGEVNQLGGVFVNGRPLPNAIRLRIVELAQLGIRPCDISRQLRVSHGCVSKILARYNETGSILPGAIGGSKPRVTTPNVVKNIREYKQNDPGIFAWEIRDRLLADGVCDKYNVPSVSSISRILRNKIGNLSQPNQYESSKQASAQAGLSYNHIYPYSYPNTMSPTGTKMGSPPGVPVTAGHMSISRAWPSPHTVSNILGIRAFMDPSAIAGAEGYPPKMEEWSGVNRAVFPAPHTVGGIDKSAIEADLKYPQPSSTLSSYVSACAYSPTNQYGVYNGPAGGYVAPGHHHWQPQSPALSHPGSGMSMHAGEIHSAMAFKHQSREGDRKPPSPLSKQQQQHEDLNSVHGLSLPTSSS